The Clostridium chauvoei genome has a window encoding:
- the rplI gene encoding 50S ribosomal protein L9 — protein sequence MKVILLQDVKKLGKKGDVIEVSDGYARNFLFPRKLVEEANGGNLHILNTKKENERKKKLAELEAAQKLAAELKGKEVTLKAKGGENGRLFGAITSKDVATLINKKFNLSIDKKKIVMDTIKVAGGYEIELKLYPEVTTKMRVIIVPEA from the coding sequence ATGAAAGTAATTTTATTACAAGATGTTAAAAAGTTAGGTAAAAAAGGCGATGTTATAGAGGTATCAGATGGATACGCAAGAAATTTCTTATTTCCAAGAAAATTAGTAGAAGAAGCTAACGGTGGAAATTTACACATTTTAAATACAAAAAAAGAAAATGAAAGAAAAAAGAAATTAGCTGAATTAGAAGCTGCTCAAAAATTAGCTGCAGAATTAAAGGGAAAAGAAGTAACTTTAAAAGCTAAGGGCGGAGAAAATGGAAGATTATTCGGAGCAATAACTAGTAAAGACGTAGCTACATTAATAAATAAAAAATTTAACTTATCAATAGATAAAAAGAAGATAGTTATGGATACAATAAAGGTAGCAGGAGGATATGAAATAGAATTAAAGTTATATCCAGAAGTAACAACTAAAATGAGAGTAATTATTGTGCCAGAAGCATAA